The Bos indicus x Bos taurus breed Angus x Brahman F1 hybrid chromosome 10, Bos_hybrid_MaternalHap_v2.0, whole genome shotgun sequence genome has a segment encoding these proteins:
- the EID1 gene encoding EP300-interacting inhibitor of differentiation 1, producing the protein MSEMNELSELYEESTDLQMDVIPGESDLPHMEVGGGSRELSPNPSRAGAPPQLEEEGPMEEEAAQPMAEPQGPRGLASRPSPGEQPGQIAGPDFESEDEGEEFDDWEDDYDYPEEEPLSGAGYRVSAALEEANKMFLRTSRAREAALDGGFQMHYEKTPFDQLAFIEELFSLMVVNRLTEELGCDEIIDRE; encoded by the coding sequence ATGTCTGAAATGAACGAGCTGTCCGAGCTCTATGAGGAGAGCACCGATCTGCAAATGGATGTGATTCCTGGTGAGAGTGACCTTCCGCATATGGAGGTAGGCGGCGGGAGCCGGGAGCTATCCCCGAACCCCTCCCGCGCCGGGGCCCCGCCACAACTGGAGGAGGAAGGCCCAATGGAGGAGGAGGCGGCCCAGCCAATGGCGGAGCCACAGGGGCCCCGAGGCCTCGCTAGCCGGCCCAGCCCTGGGGAGCAGCCAGGCCAGATCGCGGGCCCTGATTTCGAGAGCGAGGACGAGGGCGAGGAATTCGATGACTGGGAGGACGACTATGACTATCCGGAAGAGGAGCCGCTCAGTGGTGCGGGGTACAGAGTATCAGCGGCCCTTGAAGAAGCCAACAAGATGTTTCTGAGAACCTCCAGAGCCAGAGAAGCAGCTCTGGATGGCGGGTTTCAGATGCATTATGAGAAGACCCCGTTTGATCAATTGGCTTTTATCGAAGAGCTTTTTTCACTTATGGTTGTCAATCGTCTGACGGAAGAACTCGGCTGTGATGAGATCATTGACAGAGAGTAG